AGGACATGAGGGAGGTGGTGTGTGTGAAAGGCAAGCGACCGGAGGTGTCGAATCGCTGGAACAGTGATGATGAGGTAAGAGTCAGtggttacagttttttttaaggcCGTGTGAAATGGCATTTATATGTTTGCTCTGTTGTTGtataacaaaaatacattttcgaATGTTAAACGTCAGTGGTGGCTgatgacttctttttttttcgagggcgctcgatgcgaagttcatcacaacatgtatgtagcccattgtgtgtggttccttatttcaaaatgtgtgttctgCGCTTCGAGaaatcctgtgtgcatcacgtgtcttgtcaaaataagtgcctgctgcagacacgtctaaagggtttatgataaaagagacgttcacgtttgccagatactcacataatctcatgcataatcagagtttatactgttaagggagtgtcttgcgtgtttttgtgaacgtgagcgtctcttttatcattaatggttttgatgcgtgtgctcaggcacttattttgacataacacgtgatgcacatggttcacatgacgcaacaaacacatattttgaaaacgcaagcaacacacatgacaccccGAACACATaatttgaatttgcgcccctcggatgagcaatCACGAGCCACCACTGTTAAACGTGCATATCGTCACTGTTAGCAATACCGTGCAAAATACAAAAAGCTTACATTTTGATTTCAACACAGTCTTTAACTCTCATTGTATCGTAGCATTTAATAGTTGATACTGTATCCTTGAAACTTCTCTTTTCTTTATCTCCACACAGTGTTTACGGGCCATGCTTAAACTCATGTCTGAGTGCTGGGCCCACAACCCAGCCTCTCGCCTCACAGCTCTTCGAGTCAAGAAAACCCTCGCCAAAATGGTTGAATCGCAGGATATCAAAATATGATCAGTTCATCTTCCAATGTCAGTTGCTAAGCATACCAGAGGAGGCGCTGCTGAGCAGAACATTTACCTCCCTGCATGACTGTGATTCGTCACACTGTTGCAGTTACGCTGTTAGTCTTTTAGCACCCTCTGCTGGACAGTGCGTGCCACAACACATCCCCTAGTAGGAAGTAAGGATGAAACTTTTATCAGTTGTCCTGCTTTCCACAACTCAAACTAGAGGAACCGGTACTCGCATCCTCCTCGTTTCCAATAATTTCCTTCTGTACTTCAGGCATTCTTTTATGTATTGGGAGAGAAATGATGAGCATATGGTGCTTTCTATGAAAGCCGTATAATACGTTACATCTGTATGTGAGATTTAAGACTCGGTGGCAGCGATTGCGATTGGAGAGCAGTAATGGAGCAACGTTTCCGGAGTATTTGGGAGAGGACTGACCCATCTGTCTTTGACTGAGAAGCGGACACATTCAGGGTGATCACCCTCAGTCATATGTTTGGGATGTTTCCCAGTGAGGCAAGCTAGCATTACAAAACGGACTTGAGAGAATGCATCCTTTTTAATGACCATAGCAAATGTCCTGTGCCCCATATTATCGTATATGTATAAAACATTAACTTCATAATGTGATCATTATCGTTTTTTAAGAATTATTCCTTCAAACATTTTTCATTTGAAATGATCAGTCCATCAGAGTCACAAATACAAAATTGGGTGCTAGCAATAAAGTTTGCTGTGTTTGAATGTATTTTGCAAAGGCGAAAGATTAATTTAATCAGACATGTGTCCACTGTTATGAAAAGGACGTTTTGTTCAGGAGGGATCATAACAACAGCTCTGGCTTAAAGGAATAACACCTGTTGAAGATTGCAGACGCTGCAGCTACAAAAGATCTGTTCAGCTGAAGGATGGTGACTGATCATTCTGAATGGCAGATCTGATTTGGCTTAATGCAGGTGTGTCTTTGCACCCACGTCTGATATGCCACATgacttttgttttattttactcaaTAGCCACCTTGGTATATCACATCTGACCTATAGGTATCATGCTGGATTTCCTTATTTAAACAGTTCTGCCTTTTATCTAATGTTGTCACCACCTGGGAATCATGTGACTGATTTCAATTCAAATGCATGTGCTATTTATTCATGTCATGTCATATAGTAGGAATTATTGTGATAAGGATTCTTTACATGCAAGATTAATAACTGACGTTTGAGCAGCTCAACCTTACAAATATTAGTATAAACTTTTTGAGATTAGCTGTTAACTTCCTCTTccaagtgtgtgtgtgaattataattattattattattatttcttatgGCTACCTTCGTTCCCCTAATGTGTACTGTACAACCAGACTTTTATGTAATTTACTGAAAGGTTGAGATTTTTACTTCATCTTTCATTTACTATAAAACAGCACATACAATTTTTTATTATACTTTAAAGACTTTGAGAAAGCATTTTTACAGAACAGCTTAGTAACAAATTTAattcaaataaaatgtattattggcATCCATGAAAAACACATGCATGTCTACAAGTCTGTAACTAAAGCAATCTGGGAAATATATGAAGATTTGACACTTCtattgtgtatgtttgtgtacaGATTTAGCTTATAAATAAATGGCAAAAACAGATGCGTAAAATGTTTGTCAAAAATGCTTGCAAGTCGgccgaatgttttttttttcgtgatattgACAGATATGTGTTAGGGTTGGATAtgaaaggattttttttcattaaaatgataTGATGTCCTATATAGTCAAACAAATGTGTgtgtggatggatggatggatggatggatggatggtcaGTGTGAAGATTCAGAGCGCTTGTCATCCCCACtgcatgtgtttgtattttctTCCTGTATGAGCTGCAGGTCATGTCTAATCTGTCCATTACAATGACGCCAGTTACCTTGTGAATTTAGATTTGATTATCTAATTTAAGTTCATCTGTAAACCTTTTAAAATGATTATTAAACAATGTTTtgtcttaaaaatgtaatattatcTAATTAATAGGATCCTTTTATTTGTATTGTGCACAACATCTGTTTTTTAGACGGGTGCATTATGTTTACCACAGAAAGCTGTTCTGTACACAGAATTTGTCCAATGTaacaatttttaagtaaagtatCTTATTTTAGTACACAGTCCTCTCGTTTTGTCTCTTGATTGCATTCTAATGATGGCATTCAATGTAGGACTGTGTATTGGCAAGACTCTCGCGATACAATACAGATCACGGGTATATTGGGGTATTTcctattttgaaaatataataGGATATAATTTTAGAATAGCTGTCATTAAGAACACAGCACAatatgcaaaataaataaataaatgtgatgcGGTCCTATGCAAGTACTTTCTATCACTGTTCAGCAATAAGGGCCGTTTCTTAATctaaaggctgcagcctccggaggtcgcattcgttggctgcatacgtcatcaagattatattatttaaaaatacgaacaattataaagttgactgttattcttagttaatagtaaattattgtaatatgcttatgatttGCGAATATAATGCTCAATTAactcataataataaataaaccagACTAAATGAcatatgcagcctgcatatgcgacctccgaaggTTGCCGCTTTCAGAAGGAGAAGAATGCCATCTAGTGGTTGGGATGTAAACTCCAAGCGAAACAACtgcaatttatttataaaacatatGATATTGCAGTACTTTTTTTAGAATCGATTGCCAAACAAAATATCACAATACTGTGTTTTTTCCTGACAAAGATTGTAATGTCCTCACGATAGGTACCATGTGTTTATTTAGGCTACTTTGCCACCGTGAAAATAATGACCGGTTTCTGTGCTTTTCATCTTCCactgttaaaataataaaacaaaaacaacaaacacgATATCACGGCTATTCGTACATAATCAACCACATTCGTACGTTTTTGTATGACTTGCTATCCCCCCATGTTGTGGCGTTAGGGAAGGGGTTTTATTGTTTTCTTGAATGTTTCGTACGATTCACTTTGTACGAATTCATAAAAATTAGCCAGCTCATAAAATTCCTTTGTGAgactgaaaaaaaacatttttgcaatgattttttttatgttgccAATGTTCCTTGATTATATATTGTCTGCATGTTACTAAAATGTTACTACATAGCCAGTCGACATCTAATACAAAAGTAGTCCGCATCTTTACAACAAGAATGCATGTTTACGTCATATGTCTGGTGGTGATGATCCTGCTCGTGCTTACGTAACCCCCCACCCTTGTATCTCATTCAGTCATCCTCTCTTCAGAGCAGATCCTCGTGCTTGGTAATATAGAGTAACAGTCCAGACAGTGTGTTAACCCCAGGTTGTCCTTGACGTAATGATCCACGCATCAATTCTAACGTGACTGTCTCCCCTGGTCGAAGCTCAAGCAGGATGACTCGACTCACCGTCCCCCCTTCTTCCTGTCTGAGAGAGGCCACTGGGACTCCACTGCGGTTCAGCACAGCCAATGAACGGCCCCTCTGAAAGTCTAATGTCACTACGAAGAGATAAAGTCCAGCCTCAGGGGCCCGAAACATCTGTGATGAAGGACTGACAGCACCACCGTCGTTTACATCCACGTTTCTCGATGTGAGCTCCCCTTTCGGCCCTGTTCTGTGGTCCAGGCTTGCGACGAACACCACCGGGGAATGTGGTAATAAAGCACGTCCTAAGGagattaattaaaaatgttatcaatatttgtaaaatattaattttcatgTAAGAACAAAATGCTTCGTCATAGTGTAGTTCCAGTGTTGTCCATGGAGGGGCAGTACTGTTGTGTGCACATTATAATGCAGGTACAGTAGTGGCCAAATGTAATGTCGGGGGAGGAGGAGGGTTGTACAAAATACCCCTTAGGTTGAATGAAACCTTCAAAATATGAGGTGTATGATACAAAATGGATAAAACACCAAAACTAAAGGTATTTATTGGACAAAATTATTTGTCAATAAAGCAAACCACAGCATAGCGAGTTTGGGTTTTATGCTATATAAAAATGGACAGAGAAATATATACATTGACTGCCATTTTATTTGTAGTTAATTTTCTCGATTCCCTTTTGTGGTTATAATTTTTAGTCTTGTCCTGTGCTAGGTCTTTATAAACTTTGcaaatgtgtatatttttttgtcaaacCTCCTTAAATTCTTCCTAAAGTTTTAACTCAAAACACCAATGCAACATGCATGCATACAACATGTTTAATCCATCTTTAATAAAGTATTTGAACAATAGCGAAGatgttaaatgacattacttttggccactactgtactgtactgtacttgtCTACATTACCTGTTTTACTGTGTCTTTTGCTTCGCCTACTGGAAGAGTTGTCTTGTACTCCTtctatttgttgtttttggttGTGGAGTTGCCTTCTGTCCTTCTTGTTTTTCTTCCTAACCATCTTCCAGACTTCATCTAGGTTTAGGCTTCTTGCAGAGCTGACTAGTTTTTCTGTATTACTGAATAGTTTTTCATATGTTTCTAAATGATCCTCCAGGCTCTGTCGTAGTGATGTTATATCTGCCTGCAGTTCCACAACCGAGCCACCGGGGGTCTCAGTGCAGTTGCCACAACGCTCCTCCAGCAAGTTTATTCGGCCTGCCAATTGCTCCACCTCTTTTCCTAGAGTCCAGAAGTCACTGACTGAGTAGTCCACATCTTCATCCTCTCCAGTAGACGGGTCCAATGAATCCCGATCACTGGCCACTTGGTTCTTTGCGCCGGTCCAGTCTGAATATGACACGGGGTCATCACTATGCATCTCACTTTCTTCAGGATGCTTTTTCCGAAGAGAAGCTAGGTACTTGTTGTGGTTTTCAATTTTTTGCTGCATCAAGTGCATTTTCTCTAAAAGATTTGGTATGCTGAGCTCTTTCTGTTGGCTTTGTGACCACTTGGTGAATTCCAAGACCTCCTCTCCTAGTATCACCTCCAGGGCCTCGGAGTGCCGTACGGCGTCGCTCAGAAGAGAAGAGAAGGTGGCCGACAGGCCTTGAATTTCATCCGTCTTCTCCTCATCTTTCTTTTTCAGATCACGGATCTCCTGTTGGCTCTCCAGAAGTGAAGCCTTTAGCTGGGATAGATTGTTGTTTATAACCCTGCTTTTACTTTGTTCAAAAGACAACGATTCTTTCATAGTCAGCAGACCCTGATGAAGATCTTCCACTTCTGTCGCCCATCGAGCCTGATTCCTCTCTACATCTTCATCTGCAAACTGGTTTGTTCTCACTAAACGTGTCACGTTACCCACCTCCATTTCTAACCTCAGCAGGGAATCGCCGATCGACCCGCAGTCACAGGTTTGCTCTGCAATCGTCGAATCATTTCTTTGTAGTTGATGATAGATGTTGTCCATGTCTAGCTCTAGCTCTCTCACCTGGCCTTTGTGTGAACTTAGATTAACTTGAAGCTCACCAATGCTGTTTTGCACCATGACGCGAGCGGCTTCTATCTCCAAACCCGTTTCTGTAAATTGGACCTCCGAGTCCTTTTTGAACTCTTCTAATTTCTTGCCCAATTTCAGTAGATCTCCTCGAAGGTCTTGGACGGCTCTAGCATTGTCTTCAGAGGTCTCAGACAAGCTGCTGAGCTGTGCCGTGTGTTTTAGCGTCTCTTTATCCAGGCGAGCGATGGCCTCCCACACTCTTGACTCCGGCGTTGGCTGGCCACCATCCATGCGCTCTCTCCGCAGTGTCCCTTCCAGCCTCTTCTGTTCATTTCTTACTTCCTTAACCAACACACTTATGGACTGGAGATTCATCTGAACAAAACACAAGTCGTTTTTATACACTGAATACTTATTCCTATCTacagtattttattttgtttagttGCAAATGACCTGTACATCCTGGCTCTGACTGATCTGATCATCCATCTCCTCCTTCAGTTTTGTTAGGTTCTGCTGTAGCAGTTCTTGCTGGATCTGTAATGCCTTCTCCATCTGATCTTTCTGTGTGTCTAGTTGAGCTTTCATTTGACTGATATGCATATAGCTGTACTCTAATTTCTCTTTAATAGCTCCACCGTGAGCTTCAGTCCTGCTCTCCGCATGCTTTTCCAGCCGCAACTGCTGCAGGTCCCGAGACAGCGCGTCCACCTCGCCGGACAGACGTTGCAGTGTTTGATTGAAGCTTTCCAGGACTGGCTGAAGTTGACTCATCATAATTGACATGAACTGTTGCATTGACAGTAGAATGGATGAATCGAGTATTGGCAGAGGGTGTGAGGCAGGGATCCCATCTTTGGCATCTGGAATATATTGATAACAAGCCTCTGTAAGTTGCATGCAATTTCCCttgttttattttaggttatACACATTTCTGCAAGCatattttagcaaaaaagaGATTTAGGTCATGCTCATGCCAGCACAGAATCCCTAGAGGATATCATAGCGTCTGTGAGACCCAAACTGATCTGGTATAGTGCTTATATTAGAAATAAGCCCATCTCTGCTGGTCTCCAAACACGTAGCACTTACTAACACATTTAACTGTGTGACTGACTACAACaacaaatgtattattttgatggatttttcttttataagCTGTAATTGCATTTGCTCATTGGCTCAATTCGATTTTCGTGAATTAGCCTCTTCAAATGTCAGACAGCCGGAGAAGCTAAAATCCCATTTAGTGTTCTGTGACTCATCATGAGCACCGGGTTCAATGACTTCTCGGCCTTTTTTCTTTGTCTGCTTCCGTCAGTCTACATCTGGGTGATTGCATCATGATGGGGTTTGTTTATAAGAAAGAAAGGATATCCTCCAGCGGAAGATGATATTGTTTAAGTAGTCTTGTTCACCCGACGGTGGTAAAAATCTCACAGTATGCTTATTACAACATGTCAATCAAAATGTTTCGCCTGTTTGTTTGGCTCTTGTGTTGCTGGAGTCAAAGCAGTGATTCTGCTTCTTACCAACAGGGCTGTCAGGAGGTTCAACAGGAGTTGAAGGATCATGGATAGGAGGCTGCCGTTCAGATTTCTCATCCCAACCTACATCCTCTAGCTGGTCAGTCAGGATTTTTTCTTCTACAGGGAAAGAACCCAGAGTTTGTTTACAGGAAGAAGGTGGGAGAGAGgttaatcaaaacattttaaacttaagGACAAATATGGAAATGTTTATACTCATATGCTAAGTTTAAAGGTTTTTTAACCTTTAAAGAAAAGTGTTTTGTATATCTTTagaacatttatattttatgtatgtAATGTCACTCAAAAAACAGGAAGTAAATTAACAGGAagtaaaacataacaaaataatactatatATGATACAAttttcaaatattatttattttccttaGTTTAAGTGGAAGAAAATAGTTATAATATAGGGCATATGTATATTATTACatacaaataatataataaaattggtaacacttaaaattttttgtttctattctgttttggttattaacattatgtacaataaaaattacgtttttttttagcCTATGGTACATAAACATAATCGTTAGTTTAAATTTATTGGTGTCTATacttgacccaaccatgggtaaAAACAGCCTAGCATTTTGAGTTTTTAACTAACTGAAACTAATCTACATGTCTGTTATCTAAAACGTCTGttaattgaaatgaaataaaatgtagcataaaaatgcatttaacttaaaggcagggtgcatgatttttttttaaaacactttggaaaagggagtcaggccgactaccaaaacactaggggtgaccccgaatagtcgaagatagaatgcatcgataggagaagcctgattcgactaccaatctcacagtcgaatcgtcgcagatgtgttacgaaatgaggatcattcaattttggccgtatatgggtgcacacattatctgatctcacatataacagctttctcacaatatattaatatactgcatattatgataatgctgcaaataatatgtgatgtaacagctttcaataaatatttttaaaatgcgttaagaaatccaacaacccctgtgaccgggctacacgtccataaagtttctatgttaataaactattgcctctttgtttctacatttaaaagacaaagctggcaaattatattatgcctttcgttcttttaataatttctatattttattttatttataaatcactttgggttatctgatttaactatttggcttgtgttttgtttccgtgcacttgaggcattttgcatatttgttctgcactttgttacttctgaccttattttattaacaaaattgtatttattataaacgtaaattctgatctaatttaagtatgtaaattttggatagcttttcgttgtatcgatgttgcgctattgcctGCGGGCCATGCttgcatgtaatttagccgaacgggctaggtgctctgcgtctcatatttaggagttcatcaaactaaacattaaaaaacggatgtttttcgacgaatataagtttttaaaatgtatttaaaacagagtggttatcTTCAAaagtcaaaagttaaactacaaaaaaggtaagccgtttttttttttttcggtgatgaaacggaaactagtatctgcactgaacctatttctgcctgacacgaatgtctttcttgtgatttaatattattgtcggtcggtgttcactttcaaatgatagcaaagagattcctgaaataaataatatcatccggtctttctgtatctaaagtgaatacagagatgatcaaagtcaaagcaagcaagcagtatttctgtgctaaataataacgcgtagtgtctataaaatcattaatttcagtgtttttcttgttataaattaacgttttgTATATATGGTTATATACAacgaattgtatataaagattagtttttatcatttacagtcacaatcacaaattatttgtcatttctcatttgtcgggttttttttgtcatgactgctttgacaaatctccaaattaaataaaaacacttaattgtagccggagtttccaaggcaggaacatctttgttatttttttaggtttatttatcaaaatttatttttgtgtgatgttctgtagatcgtggctttaaaatgttatgaggaataattaaacaaatgttgccttacattttaccttaaaaaaaaaaaaaatatatatatatatatatatatattagggctgtcaaaagattaatcgtgattaatcacatctaaaataaaagtttgtgtttacataacatatgtgtgtgtagtgtgtataattaatatttatatataaaaacacacaaaggcatgtatatatttaagaaaaattggttatatttatatataaaatatttatatttctatataatataaattatataaatgtttatacagtatataaatgcaaatatttcttaaatatacacatgaatgtgtgtgtatttatatatacataataattatacacattacacacacatatgttatgtaaacacaaacttttattttagatgtgattaatcacgattaatcttttgacagccctaataatgACACATGCTTGtagcaaattatttaaatattagaaTAAAACTCAAATAAAAGCTTTAATATCTCTGGTTTCAACAATCCAGACGAATTTAAACCCAACAGtttatccatattttacccgAGCCGAAAACAaccaaatgttttttgtgttacaacattaactaacaataataattttcaataataatattttttataataatcattaatagtttgattttaaaggattgcaaaaaaaattaccattttattattaatgtatCAATCTATCTTACAtgaattaactcattccctgccattgaagagttatctcgtcaattaagagaaaacatttcccttaaaaaacgtgtttctgatgagtttttatg
The Paramisgurnus dabryanus chromosome 1, PD_genome_1.1, whole genome shotgun sequence genome window above contains:
- the mmrn2b gene encoding multimerin-2 gives rise to the protein MIMIFRYRLSSLPVYKQKHTTLSSLHWQCCPGYRGHNCLEKEDKAHDSKSEQDQVKSQNSGPSKVNDNDDPEEKILTDQLEDVGWDEKSERQPPIHDPSTPVEPPDSPVDAKDGIPASHPLPILDSSILLSMQQFMSIMMSQLQPVLESFNQTLQRLSGEVDALSRDLQQLRLEKHAESRTEAHGGAIKEKLEYSYMHISQMKAQLDTQKDQMEKALQIQQELLQQNLTKLKEEMDDQISQSQDVQMNLQSISVLVKEVRNEQKRLEGTLRRERMDGGQPTPESRVWEAIARLDKETLKHTAQLSSLSETSEDNARAVQDLRGDLLKLGKKLEEFKKDSEVQFTETGLEIEAARVMVQNSIGELQVNLSSHKGQVRELELDMDNIYHQLQRNDSTIAEQTCDCGSIGDSLLRLEMEVGNVTRLVRTNQFADEDVERNQARWATEVEDLHQGLLTMKESLSFEQSKSRVINNNLSQLKASLLESQQEIRDLKKKDEEKTDEIQGLSATFSSLLSDAVRHSEALEVILGEEVLEFTKWSQSQQKELSIPNLLEKMHLMQQKIENHNKYLASLRKKHPEESEMHSDDPVSYSDWTGAKNQVASDRDSLDPSTGEDEDVDYSVSDFWTLGKEVEQLAGRINLLEERCGNCTETPGGSVVELQADITSLRQSLEDHLETYEKLFSNTEKLVSSARSLNLDEVWKMVRKKNKKDRRQLHNQKQQIEGVQDNSSSRRSKRHSKTGRALLPHSPVVFVASLDHRTGPKGELTSRNVDVNDGGAVSPSSQMFRAPEAGLYLFVVTLDFQRGRSLAVLNRSGVPVASLRQEEGGTVSRVILLELRPGETVTLELMRGSLRQGQPGVNTLSGLLLYITKHEDLL